From one bacterium genomic stretch:
- a CDS encoding restriction endonuclease subunit S, with amino-acid sequence MKDSGVPWLGEVPEHWEARRVKHVFQRIVGGSTPPSSEATYWDGAVVWITPADLSKASSLKGSQRRITSDGLSACSAELVPPGSIIVTSRAPVGNVAIADVELCTNQGCKALVPALGLIDPVFGYHVLSTLKGELQSLATGTTFNEIS; translated from the coding sequence ATGAAGGACTCTGGAGTGCCGTGGCTGGGGGAGGTGCCGGAGCACTGGGAAGCACGACGGGTCAAGCACGTCTTTCAACGAATCGTGGGCGGCTCAACGCCCCCGAGCTCGGAGGCAACGTACTGGGACGGAGCCGTTGTCTGGATAACTCCCGCAGATCTGAGCAAGGCCTCCAGTCTCAAGGGCTCGCAGCGACGAATCACGAGCGACGGCCTGTCGGCGTGCTCGGCGGAACTCGTGCCGCCGGGCAGCATCATCGTGACTTCTCGTGCACCCGTCGGCAATGTCGCTATAGCCGACGTCGAGCTCTGCACTAATCAGGGCTGCAAAGCTCTAGTCCCAGCGCTCGGCCTTATAGACCCAGTGTTCGGCTACCATGTCCTGTCCACGCTCAAGGGTGAACTCCAGAGCCTTGCCACCGGCACGACGTTCAACGAGATCTCTA